One window from the genome of Acidimicrobiia bacterium encodes:
- the ahcY gene encoding adenosylhomocysteinase, whose translation MNHDIADIGLADAGALRVEWARRRMPVLASIRERFERQQPLAGIRIAACLHVTAETANLMEVLRAGGADVALCASNPLSTQDDVAAALVADGIPVFAIRGEDADSYYSHIRAVLDRDPHVTMDDGADLVTMLLKERKDQEPIGSTEETTTGVIRLRAMEKQGVLRFPVVAVNDSATKHLFDNRHGTGQSALDGIIRATNILLAGKTVVVVGFGDCGAGVAARADGHGARVVVVEIDPVRALAAAMEGYTVADADEAARVGDIFITVTGNRHVIRGRHFDVMKDGVVLANAGHFDVEIDLIELEKRATGKRRIRHELDEWTMPDGRRIHVVAEGRLVNLGAAEGHPAEVMDMSFANQALAAEWLVTSGKALGYAVHRLPEHIDAEVATIALKRLGGSLEVLTPEQEQYLASWEIGT comes from the coding sequence ATGAACCATGACATCGCCGACATCGGGCTCGCCGACGCCGGGGCGCTTCGGGTCGAGTGGGCTCGCCGACGGATGCCGGTGCTTGCCTCGATCCGGGAGCGGTTCGAGCGGCAGCAGCCCCTCGCCGGAATCCGTATCGCCGCATGCCTCCATGTGACTGCCGAGACCGCCAACCTCATGGAGGTCCTCCGCGCCGGGGGGGCAGACGTGGCATTGTGCGCGTCGAATCCGCTGTCCACCCAGGACGATGTCGCCGCGGCGCTGGTTGCCGACGGCATTCCGGTGTTCGCCATCCGGGGGGAGGATGCCGACTCGTACTACTCGCACATCCGTGCTGTCCTCGACCGTGATCCGCATGTGACCATGGACGACGGCGCCGACCTGGTCACGATGCTGCTCAAGGAGCGCAAGGATCAGGAGCCGATCGGGTCGACCGAAGAGACGACGACGGGGGTCATCCGGCTGCGGGCGATGGAGAAGCAGGGCGTGCTGCGGTTCCCCGTGGTGGCAGTCAACGACTCGGCGACGAAGCATCTCTTCGACAACCGGCATGGCACCGGTCAGTCGGCCCTCGACGGAATCATCCGGGCCACCAACATCCTGTTGGCCGGCAAGACGGTGGTCGTAGTGGGCTTCGGGGACTGTGGCGCAGGCGTTGCCGCCCGCGCCGACGGTCATGGCGCCCGGGTCGTGGTGGTCGAGATCGATCCGGTGAGGGCGCTGGCTGCCGCCATGGAGGGTTACACCGTTGCCGATGCCGACGAAGCCGCCCGGGTCGGCGACATCTTCATCACGGTCACCGGCAACCGTCATGTGATCAGGGGACGGCACTTCGACGTGATGAAGGATGGGGTGGTGCTGGCCAACGCCGGTCACTTCGACGTCGAGATCGACCTTATCGAGCTCGAGAAGCGGGCGACCGGAAAGCGTCGAATTCGCCACGAGCTCGACGAGTGGACCATGCCCGACGGGCGACGGATCCACGTCGTGGCCGAGGGCAGATTGGTGAACCTCGGCGCAGCCGAGGGTCACCCCGCCGAGGTCATGGACATGTCATTCGCCAACCAGGCCCTCGCGGCAGAGTGGTTGGTGACCAGCGGCAAGGCCCTGGGATATGCCGTGCATCGGCTCCCCGAGCACATCGACGCCGAGGTGGCCACCATCGCCCTCAAGCGGTTGGGAGGCTCACTTGAAGTACTCACGCCCGAACAAGAGCAGTACCTGGCTTCCTGGGAGATAGGGACGTAA
- a CDS encoding AAA family ATPase has protein sequence MAVDVQVTRERQRRRRLRRIAWVLGPLVAWLWLRIAGGNPVSPGWPNLPPDAAFWLPGVVLIFVLGLVIVLPMLGNGRSPEVVYLPEQIDVSFDEVKGLGPVLVEVRHTLEVFLNHRHFRDQMGGAPRRGILFEGPPGTGKTHTAKALAKEAGVPFLFVSSTAFQSMWYGATARKIRSYFRKLRKVAREEGGAIGFIEEFDAIGGRRGGMSRAAATAVERSTVSEGTGGVVNELLVQMQSFDDPPRSIRFSNAWRRFANRLLPPHRHIKMRSAAYANILLIGATNRADALDPALLRPGRFDRILHFGLPARPERREMIDFFLSRKAHDLSLDDTARDDLAASTMGYTPASLERLFDEALLFAMRDERSRLSVDDLRRARMDIEVGLAEPTEYTPEERETIAVHESGHAVVAHLVGRGRKLDLLSIVKRKDALGLLAHSETEERYTRRKTESLALIQIALGGMVAEELFYGESGTGPAGDLAAATTMAADMVGSMGQGGSLVSLRAADPGLVGGDLTSRVLSDERARAAVESLLDEQKAVVTALLRDNRHLIEALRDALLDRNELVTREITEVLEEAKARHGAVLDLTDA, from the coding sequence ATGGCAGTCGACGTCCAGGTCACCCGCGAACGACAGCGTCGGCGCCGGCTCCGGCGGATCGCCTGGGTGCTCGGCCCGCTGGTCGCCTGGCTGTGGCTGCGAATCGCCGGCGGCAACCCGGTATCCCCCGGTTGGCCCAACCTCCCCCCGGACGCGGCGTTCTGGCTCCCCGGCGTAGTGCTGATCTTCGTACTCGGCCTCGTGATCGTGCTGCCGATGCTCGGGAACGGAAGGTCGCCGGAGGTGGTCTATCTCCCCGAACAGATCGACGTCTCGTTCGATGAGGTGAAGGGCCTCGGCCCGGTGCTGGTGGAGGTGCGGCACACGCTCGAGGTGTTCCTCAACCACCGCCACTTTCGCGATCAGATGGGCGGGGCACCTCGCCGGGGAATCCTCTTCGAAGGCCCCCCGGGAACCGGGAAGACCCACACTGCCAAGGCTCTCGCCAAGGAGGCCGGAGTCCCGTTCCTCTTCGTTTCGTCCACCGCCTTCCAGAGCATGTGGTACGGCGCCACGGCCCGGAAGATCCGCTCCTACTTCCGCAAGCTGCGCAAGGTCGCCCGAGAGGAGGGCGGAGCGATCGGCTTCATCGAGGAGTTCGATGCGATCGGCGGTCGCCGAGGTGGCATGAGCCGCGCTGCCGCCACTGCGGTCGAGCGGTCCACAGTTTCCGAAGGCACCGGAGGCGTCGTCAACGAGCTGCTGGTCCAGATGCAGAGCTTCGACGACCCGCCCCGGTCGATCCGGTTCTCGAATGCATGGCGCCGATTTGCCAACCGCCTGCTGCCGCCCCACCGGCACATCAAGATGCGGAGCGCGGCCTACGCCAACATCCTTCTAATCGGAGCCACCAACCGCGCCGATGCGCTCGACCCGGCGCTGCTGCGGCCGGGACGGTTCGACCGGATCCTCCATTTCGGGCTCCCGGCACGGCCCGAGCGCCGCGAGATGATCGACTTCTTCTTGTCACGCAAGGCGCACGATCTCTCGCTCGATGACACTGCCCGAGATGATCTGGCAGCGTCGACGATGGGTTACACCCCTGCTTCGCTCGAGCGGCTCTTCGACGAGGCCCTGCTGTTCGCCATGCGTGACGAGCGATCCCGGCTGAGTGTCGACGACTTGCGGCGCGCCCGGATGGACATCGAGGTCGGTTTGGCAGAGCCCACGGAGTACACCCCTGAGGAGCGCGAGACGATCGCGGTCCACGAGTCCGGCCATGCCGTGGTCGCCCACCTGGTGGGCCGCGGCCGGAAGCTCGACCTGCTGTCGATCGTCAAGCGCAAGGATGCTCTCGGCCTTCTCGCCCACAGCGAGACCGAGGAGCGATACACCCGCCGCAAGACAGAGTCGCTGGCGTTGATCCAGATCGCCCTCGGAGGGATGGTCGCCGAGGAACTCTTCTACGGAGAGTCGGGGACCGGCCCGGCCGGTGACCTGGCTGCCGCCACCACGATGGCTGCCGACATGGTCGGATCGATGGGGCAGGGCGGCTCCCTGGTCTCGCTCCGTGCCGCAGATCCCGGACTGGTGGGCGGTGACCTGACCTCTCGGGTGCTCAGTGATGAACGGGCCCGCGCAGCCGTCGAATCGCTGCTCGACGAGCAGAAGGCGGTGGTCACCGCCCTGCTGCGCGACAACCGCCACCTGATCGAAGCCCTCCGCGACGCCCTCCTGGACCGCAACGAACTGGTGACGAGAGAGATCACGGAAGTGTTGGAAGAAGCGAAGGCAAGGCACGGCGCGGTGCTCGATCTGACGGACGCGTAA
- the raiA gene encoding ribosome-associated translation inhibitor RaiA, with product MDIRVHATNMSLSDELREMATGKVEHATRVFDDGEFIDVEFSVERNPRISEEKYRVEITSKVAGQVVRVEAASFEERVALDLAIDKYERRLRKLKERIITLHRQPHEKRLNDGGASVEEHNEDENELRIDRVKRFAVKPMTTEEAALQMELLGHSFYLFLNADTDRYGVLYRRRGGSLGLIEPE from the coding sequence GTGGATATCCGCGTCCATGCAACGAACATGAGCCTCTCGGACGAATTGCGGGAAATGGCCACCGGGAAGGTGGAGCACGCCACCCGCGTCTTCGATGACGGCGAGTTCATCGATGTCGAGTTCTCGGTGGAGCGGAATCCGAGGATTTCGGAAGAGAAGTACCGGGTGGAGATCACCTCGAAGGTGGCCGGTCAGGTGGTGCGCGTCGAGGCTGCCTCGTTCGAGGAGCGTGTCGCGCTCGATCTGGCGATCGACAAGTACGAGCGGCGCCTTCGGAAGCTGAAGGAGAGGATCATCACCCTCCATCGCCAGCCTCACGAGAAACGACTCAATGACGGCGGGGCGAGCGTCGAAGAACACAACGAAGACGAAAACGAACTTCGGATTGATCGTGTCAAGCGATTTGCGGTCAAGCCGATGACAACCGAGGAGGCGGCCCTTCAGATGGAACTGCTTGGACACAGCTTCTATCTATTCCTCAACGCCGATACGGACCGATACGGGGTCCTGTATCGCCGGCGTGGGGGATCGCTCGGGCTGATTGAACCAGAGTGA
- a CDS encoding response regulator transcription factor: MTSVLVVDDVELFRTGLAAALEREGFTVAGEASNAERAVSQAESLQPDLVLLDILMPGISGLDVVEKIRAVSPRSSVVMLSASESEEDLLECIRAGARGYLVKDAPFGELASSLHSVAAGGAAISGLMTGKLLDVLSQLLRHQDFVAPRRPALTGREIEVLQHVAKGMTSKEIGRVLFISENTVKNHVRNILDKLGLHSRNEAVLYAIREHLVEL, encoded by the coding sequence GTGACCAGTGTTCTCGTCGTAGACGACGTCGAGCTGTTTCGAACCGGCCTCGCGGCCGCGCTCGAGCGCGAAGGCTTCACGGTGGCCGGTGAGGCGAGCAACGCCGAGCGGGCCGTGTCGCAGGCCGAATCGCTGCAGCCCGACCTCGTGCTTCTCGACATCCTCATGCCGGGCATCTCAGGCCTCGACGTCGTAGAGAAGATCAGAGCCGTGTCGCCCCGCTCGAGCGTGGTCATGCTCAGCGCCAGTGAATCCGAGGAGGACCTCCTCGAATGCATCAGGGCTGGTGCCCGCGGCTACCTCGTCAAGGACGCCCCGTTCGGCGAGCTGGCGAGCTCGCTCCACTCCGTGGCCGCCGGCGGCGCGGCGATCTCCGGTCTCATGACCGGCAAGCTGCTCGACGTGCTGTCGCAACTCCTGCGCCACCAGGACTTCGTCGCCCCGCGCCGTCCCGCCCTCACCGGCCGCGAGATCGAGGTCCTCCAGCATGTCGCCAAGGGAATGACATCAAAGGAGATCGGGCGCGTGCTATTCATAAGCGAGAACACCGTGAAGAATCACGTGCGCAACATCCTCGACAAGCTGGGCCTCCATTCCCGCAACGAGGCCGTGCTGTACGCGATTCGCGAGCACCTCGTCGAGCTGTGA
- a CDS encoding HEAT repeat domain-containing protein — translation MTDQSTATTAPDTTVDWNGQQFELVRAVFDSSSAGSTDSLLLERVRAEFPGRGDDLHAGVGVLRDLLRIEQRPERFRRVLRVWTSRIANAIRRGDFHAAGTWMRAVTESPVFPNDFAIYVVEAVRELSREELLEELVVKLAKAGDPPAAAPLLMAWGEPLVEYLVGGMATDSPPVNRRHLVEYLGMAGRADVRLLTPHLRDPRWFIVRNLASAIGRTGRETAVPALEGVLEHPDDRVRVEVIRALTVLGGEDGIAPALRALGDESPRVRQAAVSLLRASPSDSVVDGVASVLESGSHSADDARRLVDVIAERRSPAARTALERLAGKRSGFGSGRTVRDAAKAVLERMR, via the coding sequence ATGACCGATCAGTCGACCGCCACGACGGCTCCCGACACCACCGTCGATTGGAACGGGCAGCAATTCGAATTGGTTCGGGCAGTCTTCGACTCATCGTCGGCGGGCTCCACCGACTCCCTACTTCTCGAGCGGGTCCGCGCCGAGTTCCCGGGACGCGGTGACGACCTCCACGCCGGAGTCGGAGTGCTGCGGGATCTCCTTCGCATCGAGCAGCGCCCCGAACGATTCCGCCGGGTGCTACGGGTCTGGACCAGCAGGATCGCCAACGCGATTCGTCGCGGCGACTTCCACGCTGCCGGCACCTGGATGCGGGCGGTAACTGAGTCTCCCGTGTTTCCGAACGACTTTGCGATCTACGTGGTTGAAGCGGTCCGTGAACTGTCGCGCGAGGAACTGCTCGAGGAGTTGGTCGTGAAGCTCGCCAAGGCCGGCGATCCTCCGGCAGCCGCCCCGTTGCTCATGGCCTGGGGCGAGCCGTTGGTGGAGTACCTCGTCGGTGGCATGGCCACCGATTCGCCGCCGGTGAATCGCCGCCACCTGGTGGAGTACCTCGGAATGGCGGGCCGTGCCGACGTCAGGCTGCTCACGCCTCATCTGCGCGACCCCCGCTGGTTCATCGTGCGCAACCTTGCCAGCGCGATCGGCCGCACCGGTCGTGAGACCGCAGTCCCGGCCCTCGAAGGGGTCCTCGAACATCCCGACGACCGGGTTCGGGTCGAGGTGATACGCGCCTTGACCGTTCTCGGAGGCGAGGACGGCATCGCTCCGGCGCTCAGGGCCCTCGGCGACGAGAGCCCGCGTGTGCGGCAGGCGGCCGTATCGCTGTTGCGGGCCTCGCCTAGCGACTCAGTGGTCGACGGCGTGGCTTCCGTCCTCGAGTCGGGTTCGCACAGCGCAGATGACGCCCGGAGGCTCGTCGACGTGATCGCCGAACGGCGCTCGCCGGCCGCGCGCACCGCACTCGAGCGACTCGCCGGGAAGCGATCCGGGTTCGGCTCGGGGCGGACCGTGCGCGACGCCGCCAAGGCAGTGCTGGAGCGCATGCGATGA
- a CDS encoding HD domain-containing phosphohydrolase, whose amino-acid sequence MSELLGHNFLRALSHLGQRINRIDDEDLREAAITALADAGEVLTAGSGEAVITVAADAFYLDRRMLAHASTEFHSMLQSMKQRRVDSITIRKGATRRDLADLAALVTGHSSDLPADGTVRINERAMSTSDLDIRPMSGLRRSYAESLDALRGVSTTRTLELGEVLDVVDGFIAGGATDPGASLLMATVQNHDEITYYHSVNVCLLSMALGRFAGLGKEQVRLLGLGALLHDIGRVVVDEAALSREGRLSNEDWAQVRLHPQEGALAILTASGPGQELAAAVALEHHVRVDGGGYPGLSGRRPSLFSRMVAIADSYDAITSHRPYRPARTPNEALHVLLAGAGTAYDADLLKLFIEMMGHYPPGSLLRLNGGEIVMITPADGPVVVREGDGALVERPRPIVFPPGDVVAQLLPAEAGVDPSSLLEILEQGEHAER is encoded by the coding sequence ATGAGCGAGCTCCTCGGCCACAACTTTCTCCGTGCCCTGTCGCACCTCGGGCAGCGCATAAACCGCATCGACGATGAAGATCTGCGCGAGGCGGCAATCACCGCGCTCGCCGACGCGGGCGAGGTGCTCACTGCTGGTTCCGGCGAGGCCGTCATCACCGTCGCTGCCGACGCGTTCTACCTCGATCGGCGAATGCTCGCCCACGCCTCGACCGAGTTCCACAGCATGCTCCAGTCGATGAAGCAGCGGAGGGTCGACTCGATAACGATTCGCAAGGGGGCTACCCGCCGGGATCTCGCCGATCTGGCCGCCCTGGTGACGGGCCACTCGTCGGACTTGCCGGCAGACGGCACGGTGCGAATCAACGAGCGGGCGATGTCCACCTCCGATCTCGACATCCGTCCGATGTCGGGGCTACGCCGTAGCTATGCCGAGTCCCTCGACGCCCTGCGGGGCGTGTCCACCACTCGGACCCTCGAGCTCGGCGAGGTGCTGGATGTCGTCGACGGATTCATAGCCGGAGGTGCGACCGATCCGGGTGCCTCGCTGCTGATGGCAACCGTGCAAAACCACGACGAGATCACTTACTACCACTCGGTGAATGTCTGCCTCTTGTCGATGGCGCTGGGGCGCTTCGCCGGCCTTGGGAAGGAGCAGGTGCGGCTGCTCGGACTGGGGGCGCTGCTCCATGACATCGGACGCGTCGTGGTGGACGAGGCTGCCCTGTCCCGTGAAGGACGCCTGTCGAACGAGGACTGGGCCCAGGTTCGCCTCCACCCGCAGGAGGGTGCCCTGGCGATCCTGACCGCTTCCGGACCCGGTCAGGAACTCGCCGCGGCCGTAGCGCTCGAGCACCATGTGCGTGTCGACGGCGGCGGATATCCCGGCCTGAGCGGACGACGCCCCTCGTTGTTCAGCCGCATGGTCGCCATCGCCGACTCCTACGACGCGATCACGTCGCATCGGCCCTACCGCCCGGCCCGTACGCCGAACGAGGCGCTCCATGTGCTCCTGGCCGGGGCGGGAACGGCCTACGACGCCGATCTACTCAAGCTCTTCATCGAGATGATGGGCCACTACCCGCCGGGGTCGCTCCTCCGTCTCAATGGAGGTGAGATCGTGATGATTACGCCCGCCGATGGGCCGGTGGTGGTGCGGGAGGGCGACGGTGCCCTCGTCGAACGCCCCCGTCCGATCGTCTTCCCTCCGGGCGACGTGGTCGCTCAGCTCCTCCCGGCCGAGGCCGGAGTGGACCCCAGTTCTCTGCTCGAAATCCTGGAACAGGGCGAGCACGCCGAACGTTGA
- the secA gene encoding preprotein translocase subunit SecA: MAFLKKILRAGEGKSLKILERLVVAVNAFEPAISALSDEQLRAKTAEFRQRLADGSTLADIEAEAFAVVREAAKRVLGQRHFDVQVIGAGALHDGSIAEMKTGEGKTLVSTMPAYLNALESKGVHIVTVNDYLARRDAEWMGAIHRFLGLEVGLIQSDMQPEERRPQYAADITYGTNNEFGFDYLRDNMAMDPRYMVQRGHNYAIVDEVDSILVDEARTPLIISGRVAETAKWYRDFARIADRLKDEIHYEIDEGKRQVITTEGGVTQVEKFLGVENMYDHTNVDLVHHLDVALKAKTLYKRDVDYVITNGEIKIVDEFTGRILEGRRYSEGLHQAIEAKEGVRIKEENQTLATITLQNFFRLYDKLAGMTGTASTEAGEFMEIYKLEVVEVPTNEPVARLDQPDLVYMTEDAKFEALTQDIVERNALGQPILIGTVSIEKSERLSNVLKKHGIPHEVLNAKQHEREALIIAQAGRLGGVTVATNMAGRGVDIRLGGNPEEMARIEMRKRGLEPDTPDWDEGYDEAHAALVPEARAQEEKVIELGGLYVLGTERHESRRIDNQLRGRSGRQGDPGESRFYLSLEDDLMRRFATDRVQSIMRRLKIPEDVPIEHGMVTKAIERAQRQVESQNFEIRKNVLKYDEVMNRQREVIYGWRQRVLEGRDTEELVRDWIDEVVEGTVAAAINDDVAPSNWDREDLHQRLVAVFPTRMPSESLVAGTFTVDEVAEKAVEDAQEVYTARAEELGPDLLRSLERTVVLSIVDNKWREHLAEMDYLRSGVGLRAMGQRDPLTEYQREAFDMFSDMVDSIKDDAVKYLYHAQVVQPKAKPDPVVQLGGTGGAALKRQATADGKVGRNEPCPCGSGKKYKKCHGAAA; this comes from the coding sequence ATGGCCTTTCTGAAGAAGATCCTTCGCGCGGGCGAAGGCAAGTCACTCAAAATCCTCGAGCGCCTCGTCGTCGCGGTGAACGCCTTCGAACCGGCGATCTCCGCGCTGTCCGATGAGCAGTTGCGTGCCAAGACGGCAGAGTTCAGGCAACGCCTGGCGGACGGGTCGACCCTCGCCGACATTGAGGCCGAGGCGTTCGCCGTCGTCCGGGAAGCGGCGAAGCGGGTTCTCGGCCAACGGCACTTCGATGTCCAGGTCATCGGCGCTGGCGCGCTCCACGATGGCTCCATCGCCGAGATGAAGACCGGTGAGGGCAAGACGCTGGTGTCGACCATGCCGGCATACCTCAACGCACTCGAAAGCAAGGGTGTCCACATCGTCACGGTCAACGACTACCTGGCGCGCCGCGATGCCGAGTGGATGGGGGCGATCCATCGCTTCCTCGGGCTCGAAGTGGGTCTGATTCAGTCGGACATGCAACCCGAAGAACGCCGGCCCCAGTACGCCGCAGACATCACCTACGGCACGAACAACGAGTTCGGTTTCGACTATCTGCGCGACAACATGGCGATGGATCCCCGCTACATGGTGCAGCGCGGGCACAACTACGCGATCGTCGACGAGGTGGACTCGATCCTCGTCGACGAGGCGAGGACGCCACTGATCATCAGCGGACGAGTCGCCGAGACCGCCAAGTGGTATCGCGACTTCGCCCGCATCGCCGATCGCCTCAAGGACGAGATCCATTATGAGATCGACGAAGGCAAACGCCAGGTGATCACCACCGAGGGGGGCGTGACCCAGGTGGAGAAATTCCTCGGGGTCGAGAACATGTACGACCACACGAATGTCGACCTCGTGCATCACCTCGATGTCGCGTTGAAGGCGAAGACGCTCTACAAGCGCGACGTCGACTATGTGATCACCAACGGCGAGATCAAGATCGTCGACGAGTTCACCGGACGCATCCTCGAGGGCCGTCGTTACAGCGAGGGTCTCCACCAGGCGATCGAGGCAAAGGAGGGCGTGCGGATCAAAGAGGAGAACCAGACTCTGGCGACGATCACCCTCCAGAACTTCTTCCGGCTCTACGACAAGCTGGCGGGAATGACCGGCACCGCATCCACCGAAGCCGGCGAGTTCATGGAGATCTACAAACTCGAAGTCGTCGAGGTGCCCACCAATGAGCCCGTTGCGCGCCTCGATCAACCCGACCTCGTCTATATGACCGAGGACGCCAAGTTTGAGGCCCTCACCCAGGACATCGTCGAGCGAAACGCCCTCGGGCAGCCGATCTTGATCGGCACGGTCTCCATCGAGAAGTCGGAGCGGCTCTCCAACGTCCTCAAGAAGCACGGGATCCCCCACGAGGTCCTCAATGCCAAGCAGCATGAGCGGGAGGCCCTGATCATCGCTCAGGCGGGGAGGCTGGGGGGAGTCACCGTGGCCACCAACATGGCCGGACGCGGCGTCGACATCAGGCTGGGAGGGAACCCCGAAGAGATGGCGCGTATCGAGATGCGCAAGCGGGGACTCGAGCCCGACACCCCGGATTGGGACGAAGGGTATGACGAGGCTCACGCGGCGCTCGTTCCCGAAGCCCGTGCGCAGGAGGAGAAGGTGATCGAACTCGGAGGGCTATACGTGCTCGGCACCGAACGCCACGAGTCACGCCGGATCGACAATCAGCTGCGGGGGCGCTCGGGCCGGCAGGGTGATCCCGGAGAGTCCCGGTTCTACCTGTCCCTCGAGGATGACCTGATGCGCCGTTTCGCCACCGACCGGGTGCAGTCGATCATGCGGCGGCTCAAGATTCCCGAGGACGTGCCTATCGAGCACGGGATGGTCACCAAGGCGATCGAGCGCGCCCAGCGCCAGGTCGAGTCGCAGAACTTCGAGATCCGCAAGAACGTGCTGAAGTACGACGAGGTGATGAACCGCCAGCGCGAGGTCATCTACGGATGGCGGCAGCGGGTCCTCGAGGGCCGAGATACCGAGGAGCTCGTCCGCGACTGGATCGATGAGGTGGTCGAAGGGACGGTCGCCGCTGCCATCAACGACGACGTGGCGCCATCGAACTGGGACCGCGAGGATCTTCATCAGCGTCTTGTCGCCGTCTTTCCCACCCGGATGCCGTCCGAGTCGCTCGTCGCCGGAACGTTCACCGTCGATGAAGTAGCTGAGAAAGCGGTCGAAGACGCCCAGGAGGTGTACACCGCTCGGGCCGAGGAACTGGGGCCGGATCTGCTGCGCTCGCTCGAGCGGACGGTGGTGCTGTCGATCGTCGACAACAAGTGGCGGGAGCACCTGGCCGAGATGGACTACCTGCGTTCAGGTGTCGGTCTGCGGGCGATGGGTCAACGCGATCCGCTCACCGAGTACCAGCGCGAGGCCTTCGACATGTTCTCCGACATGGTCGACTCGATCAAAGACGACGCCGTCAAATACCTTTATCACGCCCAGGTCGTCCAACCGAAGGCAAAGCCCGACCCGGTGGTCCAACTGGGTGGTACCGGCGGTGCCGCTCTCAAGCGCCAGGCGACAGCCGATGGCAAGGTCGGTCGCAACGAACCCTGTCCCTGCGGAAGCGGCAAGAAGTACAAGAAGTGTCATGGGGCCGCTGCGTAG
- the prfB gene encoding peptide chain release factor 2 (programmed frameshift) translates to MTDDPRASIASLRTRLADARRFLDVEAKRDGLADLRDRAAEPNLWSDREKALEVTRTLARNEGIVDRSDRLSAAIDDAELLLQLADEESDAAAAGDVARELGAIDAELSKIEREALYFGEYDDSPAILSVHAGAGGVDASDWAEMLLRMYLRFLERSGFEVEVDEYLEAEEAGIRSATITVRGDRPYGTLEGERGVHRLVRISPFDSAARRHTSFAGVDVIPEVEVEDVEIDPDDLRVDTFRASGAGGQHINKTDSAVRITHLPSGLVVACQAERSQLQNRNRAMALLAARLAELARREREDHLDEIRGEQGEAAWGRQIRSYVLQPYQMAKDLRTDTEVGNVTGVLDGELEPFVDAYLQWRREQTEK, encoded by the exons ATGACCGACGATCCTCGCGCCTCCATCGCCTCGCTTCGTACTCGCCTCGCCGATGCCCGGAGGTTTCTT GACGTCGAGGCCAAGCGGGATGGTCTCGCCGACCTGAGGGATCGGGCGGCCGAGCCCAACCTCTGGAGCGACCGCGAGAAAGCCCTCGAAGTCACCCGGACCCTTGCGCGCAATGAGGGGATCGTCGACCGGTCGGATCGGCTTTCTGCGGCGATCGATGATGCCGAGCTGCTGCTGCAGCTCGCCGACGAAGAGTCCGATGCCGCCGCCGCCGGCGACGTGGCCCGCGAGCTCGGCGCGATCGATGCCGAGTTGTCGAAGATCGAACGCGAGGCGCTCTACTTCGGCGAATACGACGACAGCCCGGCAATCCTCAGCGTTCACGCCGGGGCGGGTGGTGTCGACGCATCAGACTGGGCCGAGATGCTCCTGCGGATGTATCTCCGCTTCCTGGAGCGCTCCGGCTTCGAAGTGGAAGTGGACGAGTACCTCGAAGCCGAGGAGGCCGGAATTCGTTCCGCCACGATCACTGTCCGCGGCGACCGGCCATACGGAACGCTCGAAGGGGAGCGCGGCGTACATCGTCTCGTCCGGATCAGCCCTTTCGACTCGGCGGCCCGAAGGCACACTTCGTTCGCCGGGGTCGACGTGATCCCCGAAGTGGAGGTCGAGGATGTCGAGATCGATCCCGACGACCTCCGGGTGGACACCTTTCGAGCGTCAGGCGCCGGCGGGCAGCACATCAACAAGACCGACTCGGCGGTGCGGATCACCCACCTGCCCAGCGGGCTCGTCGTGGCGTGCCAGGCGGAGAGGTCGCAGCTGCAGAATCGCAACAGAGCGATGGCGCTGCTCGCCGCCCGTCTGGCCGAGCTGGCGCGCCGTGAGCGTGAGGACCATCTCGACGAGATCAGAGGTGAGCAGGGGGAGGCGGCCTGGGGTCGGCAGATTCGCTCCTATGTCCTCCAGCCGTATCAGATGGCCAAGGATCTCCGCACCGATACAGAGGTGGGCAATGTCACCGGCGTCCTCGATGGCGAACTGGAGCCATTCGTCGACGCGTATCTGCAGTGGCGTCGCGAGCAAACGGAGAAATAG